ATACCGCAAACTCTGCTTCCAACCACAGAACGGCCACTCCGTAGCTCCTCATATGGATGTTCCAGAACCTTGCAACCGGGACAGGACCTTTGAAACACTCCGCCTACTGATGAGTCGGCTGTCCCGCATGTTGTGCCAAAAGTCCCGGAGAAAGTACAAGGGTGAGGCCGGCTCCGGAGCTCATAGAGGGGCGCGCTATGGAAAAGAAGAGTGAGGCCGCGCTGGATCAAGCGTCCAGCAAGGGTACGTTGGCCCACCAGATTGAGGGGGCGTATCAGCGCATCGGGGTGACCGGGGCACACCGTCAAATTGTTTTGATGATTCTGCTGGGCGTCTTCTTCGACGCACTGGAACAGAACGCTGTCGGCATCACCGGACCGGTCCTGCTCAACGCCGTCTGCTCCGGACTGGGCATCAGGCAGTCCCTTCCGCCGGCCCGGCTGATTGACGGCGCCCGGCGCGGCCCGCTGGAAGACTCCAGAGGTTTTGCCGGGTACGAGGAGATCATGGATGCCTTGGCCGACCCGTCACATCCTGACCATGCCGAACACTCTGCATGGGTTGCCGACATAACCGGCTCCGATGCGCCTTTTGACCCTGCCTTCCTGGACATCCCCGCCGTAAACCGGGTGCTGGCTGAGCACTTCTGACCTCCTAAATCTGGGGAGAATTCGCCATCAAGTGCCGCTAGGAAACAGCCCCTTTTGGAGGCACTCCCCCGCCTGTTTTAAAGAGCCGATAACGGATATTCCCTCAACTGGACTCGGACAAGCACGCCCCGGTGACTCTGGTCCGTCCACAGCTGGGGTCAATTCGGGTTATCCATGGATGGGTGTTGAGGGAGCCTTTGGGGTAGCTCCCCTTGCAGCAGTAGCGGTGGATAACCCATAAGAATTGTCCCCGGGTGTGGGCGGTGGGACGGCTTCTGCATGGATCGCAGGTTCTAGCCCGTCGTTTCGGAGGGCCAGGCATGGCATCTGTCAGGCTTGGGTGTACTTCAACCAAGAATGGCCGGAGGCGCAGAAAAAAGTCGCCGAGCAGATTGCTCTCCAAGTATGGCGCGGCAAGTGTGGCAGTGTCCCCTGAGTGAAGGTGCTGCGTACCGCCTCTGGGGGCACCCGGGCTTGGCACTGCTCCCTTCAGTAGCGCCAGGGCCGGCATCTGTCTGGGGCTATTGGGCTCCTGCGCGGATTATCCGGCCAGCTGGTGGTTTAGGCGCGTTCCTTGAAGGACTCGACCTTGGAGGGGTCACGTTCGGTGACAGGGGCGAGCAGTTCGTCGATGCGGGTCATGAGCGCGTGCTCCAGTTTCACCCCGGCGGCCTTGGCGTTGTCCTCGAGTTGGTCGGGCCGGGAGGCGCCCACGATCGCTGCGGAGACGTTGTTGTTCTGCAACACCCAGGCGACGGCCAGGGCGGGCATGGAGAGCCCGGCCTCCTTGGCGAGGGGTTTGAGC
The window above is part of the Pseudarthrobacter sp. NS4 genome. Proteins encoded here:
- a CDS encoding plasmid pRiA4b ORF-3 family protein, yielding MEKKSEAALDQASSKGTLAHQIEGAYQRIGVTGAHRQIVLMILLGVFFDALEQNAVGITGPVLLNAVCSGLGIRQSLPPARLIDGARRGPLEDSRGFAGYEEIMDALADPSHPDHAEHSAWVADITGSDAPFDPAFLDIPAVNRVLAEHF